A single Roseomonas gilardii DNA region contains:
- a CDS encoding cytochrome c oxidase assembly protein — protein sequence MDPTIPYCGSAPLPEELWGRWNLDPVLLSILAVAGLAHGWWLGREGRGRQARFALAGWLVLLAAFVSPLCALSSALFSARVAHHMLLVAVAAPLLAAGLPPDRGSGGRALLPALAGAQAVLLWFWHAPSPYAAALGSDALYWIMELSLLLPALLLWRAVLSPERAAGPVLAALLFTTMQMGLLGALLTFAGQPLYAPHLASTAPYGLSPLEDQQLAGLIMWVPASLPYLAAALLRLASLLGTESRRAA from the coding sequence ATGGACCCGACGATCCCCTATTGCGGCAGTGCCCCGCTGCCGGAGGAGCTTTGGGGCCGCTGGAACCTCGATCCGGTCCTGCTCTCGATCCTGGCGGTGGCCGGCCTGGCCCACGGCTGGTGGCTGGGGCGGGAGGGACGGGGCCGGCAGGCGCGCTTCGCCCTGGCCGGGTGGCTGGTCCTCCTCGCTGCCTTTGTGTCCCCTCTCTGCGCGCTGAGTTCGGCGCTCTTCTCGGCCCGGGTGGCCCACCACATGCTGCTCGTGGCGGTGGCGGCGCCCCTGCTGGCCGCGGGCCTCCCCCCGGATCGGGGGAGCGGCGGCCGCGCGCTCCTGCCCGCCCTGGCGGGGGCGCAGGCCGTGCTGCTCTGGTTCTGGCACGCCCCGTCCCCTTATGCGGCGGCCCTTGGCAGCGACGCGCTGTACTGGATCATGGAACTGTCCCTGCTTCTTCCGGCCCTGCTGCTCTGGCGCGCGGTGCTCTCGCCGGAACGCGCTGCGGGACCGGTGCTGGCCGCCCTGCTCTTCACCACCATGCAGATGGGGCTGCTTGGAGCGCTGCTGACCTTCGCCGGGCAGCCGCTCTACGCGCCGCACCTGGCGAGCACGGCGCCCTATGGCCTTTCGCCGCTGGAGGACCAACAGCTCGCTGGGCTGATCATGTGGGTGCCGGCCAGCCTGCCCTATCTCGCGGCGGCGCTGCTGCGTCTCGCAAGCCTGCTCGGCACGGAAAGCCGCCGCGCGGCATGA
- the solA gene encoding N-methyl-L-tryptophan oxidase, with amino-acid sequence MRYDVIVVGIGGMGSAAAWQLARRGQRVLGLERYDIPHAMGSSHGISRIIRLPYYEDPAYVPLLRRAYELWREIEDASGEELLVTTGSIDAGPEDGGLFQGALASALQHELPHEVLTAAQVGERFPAYRLPAGTRAVFQPQGGLIASERAIVAHVRAAQALGAEIRAREAVRAWRAMPSGGVEVETEQGRYEAERLILAAGPWMGQLVPELSRLAVPERQVLAWLQPLRPELFDRSRFPVFNLDVPEGRFYGFPIYEVPGFKFGRYHHLEEQGAPEALRREPDARDEALLRDFAGRYFPEGNGPTMALRSCLFTNTPDEHFILDHLPGHAQVVLASPCSGHGYKFCSVVGEILADLATGDGRTRHAIDFLRLNRQPLAA; translated from the coding sequence ATGCGTTACGACGTGATTGTTGTGGGGATCGGCGGCATGGGCAGCGCCGCCGCCTGGCAGCTCGCCCGGCGCGGCCAGCGGGTCCTGGGGCTGGAACGCTATGACATCCCGCATGCCATGGGCTCCTCCCATGGCATCAGCCGCATCATCCGCCTGCCCTATTACGAGGACCCGGCCTATGTGCCGCTGCTGCGCCGGGCCTACGAGCTATGGCGGGAGATCGAGGACGCCAGCGGCGAGGAGCTGCTGGTCACCACCGGCTCCATCGACGCGGGGCCGGAGGATGGCGGCCTGTTCCAGGGTGCGCTGGCCTCGGCCTTGCAGCACGAGTTGCCGCATGAGGTGCTCACCGCGGCGCAGGTCGGGGAGCGCTTCCCGGCCTATCGCCTGCCGGCGGGCACGCGGGCGGTGTTCCAGCCCCAGGGCGGGCTGATCGCCAGCGAGCGCGCCATCGTGGCGCATGTGCGGGCGGCGCAGGCCCTGGGCGCGGAGATCCGTGCCCGCGAGGCGGTCCGCGCGTGGCGGGCGATGCCCTCGGGCGGCGTGGAGGTGGAGACGGAGCAGGGGCGCTACGAGGCGGAGCGGCTGATCCTGGCCGCCGGGCCCTGGATGGGGCAGCTCGTGCCGGAACTGTCGCGGCTGGCCGTGCCGGAGCGTCAGGTGCTGGCCTGGCTGCAACCGCTGCGGCCGGAGCTCTTCGACCGCTCCCGCTTCCCGGTCTTCAACCTCGATGTCCCGGAGGGCCGCTTCTACGGCTTTCCCATCTACGAGGTGCCGGGCTTCAAGTTCGGGCGCTACCACCATCTGGAGGAACAGGGGGCGCCCGAGGCGCTGCGGCGCGAGCCCGATGCGCGCGACGAGGCGCTGCTGCGCGACTTCGCCGGGCGCTATTTCCCCGAGGGCAACGGGCCGACCATGGCCCTGCGCTCCTGCCTCTTCACCAACACGCCGGACGAGCACTTCATCCTCGACCACCTGCCAGGGCATGCGCAAGTTGTCCTGGCCTCCCCCTGTTCCGGCCACGGGTACAAGTTCTGCTCCGTGGTGGGAGAGATCCTGGCCGACCTCGCCACTGGCGACGGCCGGACGCGCCATGCCATCGATTTCCTGCGCCTGAACCGCCAGCCCCTGGCGGCATGA